In Streptomyces sp. Li-HN-5-11, the sequence GGCGCTGAAGGCCCACCCGGCCATCAACGCCAAGATCAACGAGGCCGAGGGGACCATCACCTACTTCGACACCGAGCACATCGGTATCGCGGTGGACTCCGAGAAGGGCCTGATGACCCCGGTCATCAAGAACGCCGGCGACCTCAACCTGGCGGGCATCGCCAAGGCCACGGCCGACCTGGCGGGCAAGGTCCGCGGCAACAAGATCACCCCGGACGAGCTGTCCGGCGCGACCTTCACCATCTCCAACACCGGTTCGCGCGGCGCGCTGTTCGACACGATCATCGTGCCGCCGGGCCAGGTCGCGATCCTCGGCATCGGTGCCACGGTCAAGCGCCCGGCGGTCATCGAGACCGAGGAGGGCACGGTCATCGGCGTCCGCGACATGACCTACCTGACCCTCTCCTACGACCACCGTCTGGTGGACGGCGCCGACGCGGCCCGTTACCTGACGGCGGTCAAGGCGATCCTGGAGGCGGGCGAGTTCGAGGTCGAACTGGGCCTCTGACGTCCCCGATCAGTCAGTACGGTGCCCCGTCCGGAGCCTCTCCGGGCGGGGCACCCGCCGTTGCGCACGGCGGACCGGGCCACGGGGCGCCGTACACACCATGTGCGCCTCGTCTCACCTGCGCGAAAGCGTCCTCACGCCCCCCTCCGCCGGGGTGAACCCGCCGTATTGTCTATACGTCAGAACGCCCCCAGGGGTCCAAGGCCCCTCCCTAAGGAGCCCTCATGACCGCGCCCGTCGTCCACTCGCTGCGCGAGCAGATCCGCGAGCACATCGTGGAGGGGATCGTCAGCGGGCGCTGGAAGCCGGGTGAGCGGATCGTCGAGCGGCGGATCGCGACCGAGCTGGAGGTGAGCCAGACGCCGGTGCGGGAGGCACTGCGCGAGCTGGAGTCGCTGCGGCTGATCGAGTCGGCGCCGAACAAGGGCGTTCGGGTGCGCAATCTGACCGCCGCCGATCTGGAGGAGAGCTACCCGGTCCGGGCCGGCCTGGAGGCCATCGCGGCGGAACTCGCTGCCGAGCGGCTGGCACAGGACTGCTCGGCGCTGGAGCCGCACGTGTCGGCGCTGTACGAGGCCGACCGCAATGCCGACGGCACGGCACAGGTGCGGCACACGGTGGGCTTCCACCGGGAGCTGGTGCGCGCTGCCGGCAACTCGGTGCTGCTGCACACCTGGGAGGGGCTCGGCATCGAGGTGTTCACCGCGCTGTCCATCCGCTGGCTGGGCACGGTCCAGCAGTCGTACGCGGAGGAGCACGAGGAGCTCGTCCAGGCCTTCAGGAGGCGCGATCCCCGGATCGCGGAACTGGTGAAGGCGCACGTGCTGGGGTGCGCGCCGCGTGCCTGACGCAGCCGTGACGCAGTCGAGCAGCCCCGCGCTCACCTGCGGAAACCGTTCGAAAACGCGGCACCGCGTGCCTGTCGGGAAGACACCGCGTGCCTACTTTCTCGAAATCAAGAGGTTTTGCCACGCCACCCTTTGATCGATCATCGATCAGGGAGTTACAGTCACCGGCGGGCCGTGCGGCGGAAGCCGCAAGGTGTCACAGCACCCGAGCCCGACGCCCTGTCCTGCCAAAGACCAAGGGCACCCCGACCCTTACCGATGAGGGAACCCCCTTCGACTGAGGAAGGCGGCGACATGACCGACCCCAACGCCATCCAGCCGAGCGCGCTCGACCAGCTCCCCGACCGCGACCCCGAGGAGACCGCCGAATGGCAGGCCTCCCTGGACGCGGTCGCCAAGGCGGCCGGGCCGCACCGTGCCGCGTACCTGATGCGCCGCACGCTGGAGCGCGCCGAGGCGGGCGGCATCGCGCTGCCGAAGCTCCTCGAGACCGACTACGTCAACTCCATCCCGACCGCGGCCGAGCCGGCCGTCCCCGGTGACGAGGAGATGGAGCGCCGTATCACCGCCTGGAACCGCTGGAACGCGGCCGCGATGGTGACCCGGGGCGCCAAGCACGGCGTGGGCGGCCACATCGCCACCTTCGCCTCCGCCGCCTGGCTGTACGAGACCGGCTTCAACCACTTCTTCAAGGGCAAGGAGGGCGACGGCTCCGGCGACCAGCTCTACATCCAGGGCCACGCGTCCCCCGGCATCTACGCCCGCGCCTTCCTCGACGGCCGCCTGAACGAGTCGCACCTCGACAACTTCCGCCAGGAGGCCGGCGGCAACGGCCTGCCGTCGTACCCGCACCCGCGCCGGCTGCCCTGGCTGTGGGAGTTCCCGACGGTGAGCATGGGCCTCGGCCCCCTCTCCGCCATCTACCAGGCCCGCTTCAACCGGTACCTGACGGCGCGCGGCATCAAGGACGTCTCCGACTCCCACGTCTGGGCGTTCCTCGGCGACGGCGAGATGGACGAGCCCGAGTCCACGGCGGCGCTCGCGCTCGCCTCCCGCGAGGGCCTCGACAACCTCACCTTCGTCATCAACTGCAACCTGCAGCGCCTCGACGGCCCGGTGCGCGCCAACTTCAAGATCGTGCAGGAGCTGGAGGCCCAGTTCCGCGGCGCCGGCTGGAACGTGATCAAGACGCTGTGGGGCACGGCCTGGGACGAGCTGTTCCAGCTCGACACCACCGGCGCGCTCGTACGCCGGCTGCGCGAGGTACCCGACGCGCAGGTGCAGACGTACCAGACGCGCGGCGCCGCCTACATCCGCGAGGACTTCTTCGGCAAGGACCCGGCGCTCGCCGAGATGGCGAAGCTGCTGAGCGACGACAAGATCCTCGAGTGCTTCCACCTCTCCCGCGGCGGCCACGAGGCCCGCAAGGTGTACGCCGCCTACAAGGCCGCCGTCGAGCACAAGGGCGCGCCGACCGTGATCCTGGCCCAGACGGTCAAGGGCCACACCCTCGGCCAGGGCTTCGCGTCGAAGAACGCCAACCACCAGATGAAGAAGCTGTCGGCGGACGAGTTCAAGTCGATGCGCGACCTGCTCGACCTGCCGATCAGGGACAGCGACTTCGTCGACGGTGTGGTCCCCTACGGCCACCCCGGCGCCGACTCCCCCGAGGTGCGCTACCTCCAGGAGCGCCGCGCGGCCCTGGGCGGCCCGGCCCCGGCCCGCCGCGTGCACCCGGTCGCGCCGCTGCCCGCGCCCGCCGACAAGGCGTTCGCCGCCTTCGACAAGGGCTCCGGCTCGCAGAACGTGGCCACCACCATGGCCTTCGTCCGCCTGGTCAAGGACCTGGTGCGCGACAAGGAGGCGGGCAGGCGCTGGGTGCCGATCGTCCCCGACGAGGCCCGCACCTTCGGCATGGAGTCGCTCTTCCCGTCCCTCGGGATCTACTCCCCCAAGGGCCAGACGTACGAGCCGGTCGACCGCGACCAGCTGATGTACTACAAGGAGGCCAAGAACGGCCAGATCCTCAACGAGGGGATCACCGAGGCCGGTTCGATGGCCGACTTCATCGCCGCTTCGACGTCGTACGCGACGCACGGCGAGGCGATGATCCCGTTCTACATCTTCTACTCGATGTTCGGCTGGCAGCGCACCGCCGACCAGATGTGGCAGCTCGGCGACCAGCTCGGCCGCGGCTTCCTCGTCGGCGCCACGGCGGGCCGTACGACGCTGACCGGTGAGGGCCTGCAGCACGCCGACGGCCACTCGCCGGTGATCGCCGCGACGAACCCGGCGGCGCTGACGTACGACCCGGCGTTCGCGTACGAGATCGCGGTCATCGTCAAGGACGGTCTGCGCCGCATGTACGGCGAGGCGGCCCCCGGCGAGGACCAGAACGTCTTCTACTACCTGACCGTCTACAACGAGCCGCTGCCGCAGCCCGCGAAGCCGTCGGTCCCGGGCGTCGACGAGGGCATCGTCAAGGGCCTGTACCGCTTCAACACGGTGGAGTCGGCGGGCCTGACGGCCCCCGCCAACGCACCGCGCATCCAGCTGCTGGGCTCCGGCACGGCGATCCACTGGGCGCTCAGGGCGCAGAAACTGCTCGCCGAGGAGTGGGGCGTGGCCGCGGACGTGTGGTCCGCGACCTCGTGGAGCGAGCTGCGCCGGGACGCCATGGAGGCCGACGCGGCGCTGCTGCGGGGCGAGGAGCGGGTGCCGTACGTCCGTCAGGCGCTGCAGGGCGCCGAGGGCCCGGTCCTGGCCGTCTCCGACTACATGCGCCAGGTCCCGGACCAGATCGCGCAGTGGGTCGAGCAGGACTGGTCCTCGCTGGGCGCGGACGGCTTCGGCCTGTCGGACACCCGCGATGCCGCCCGTCGCCACTTCGGTGTCGACGCCGAGTCGATCGTCGTCGCCGCGCTGGCCCAGCTCGCCAGGCGGGGCGAGGTGAAGGCCTCGGCGGTCAAGGAGGCCCGGGAGAAGTACGGCCTGTAAGGGCCGGGGCCGCGCCGCCGCGGCCCGGGCGTGAAGGGGTCCCGCTCCGTCGGACGACGGAGCGGGACCCTTCACGCGTGACGGAGCGAGGCCTCCGCGGGGACGGAGCGAGGCCTCCGCGGGTGGTCGAGCGCGGACGGACCGGGCGCCCCGCGACACGGGTTGCGCGTCGCCCATAACAATCCGCCGCACTCCACGTGCGCCCCCCGGGCCGAGGCCCGATGCTTGACCCGTGATGGACGAGACGGAGTTCTGGGAGCTGATCGACGCCACTCGGGAGGCCGCCGAGGGTGATCCCGAGGAGCAGGCGGACCTGCTCCTCGAG encodes:
- a CDS encoding GntR family transcriptional regulator, with the translated sequence MTAPVVHSLREQIREHIVEGIVSGRWKPGERIVERRIATELEVSQTPVREALRELESLRLIESAPNKGVRVRNLTAADLEESYPVRAGLEAIAAELAAERLAQDCSALEPHVSALYEADRNADGTAQVRHTVGFHRELVRAAGNSVLLHTWEGLGIEVFTALSIRWLGTVQQSYAEEHEELVQAFRRRDPRIAELVKAHVLGCAPRA
- the aceE gene encoding pyruvate dehydrogenase (acetyl-transferring), homodimeric type yields the protein MTDPNAIQPSALDQLPDRDPEETAEWQASLDAVAKAAGPHRAAYLMRRTLERAEAGGIALPKLLETDYVNSIPTAAEPAVPGDEEMERRITAWNRWNAAAMVTRGAKHGVGGHIATFASAAWLYETGFNHFFKGKEGDGSGDQLYIQGHASPGIYARAFLDGRLNESHLDNFRQEAGGNGLPSYPHPRRLPWLWEFPTVSMGLGPLSAIYQARFNRYLTARGIKDVSDSHVWAFLGDGEMDEPESTAALALASREGLDNLTFVINCNLQRLDGPVRANFKIVQELEAQFRGAGWNVIKTLWGTAWDELFQLDTTGALVRRLREVPDAQVQTYQTRGAAYIREDFFGKDPALAEMAKLLSDDKILECFHLSRGGHEARKVYAAYKAAVEHKGAPTVILAQTVKGHTLGQGFASKNANHQMKKLSADEFKSMRDLLDLPIRDSDFVDGVVPYGHPGADSPEVRYLQERRAALGGPAPARRVHPVAPLPAPADKAFAAFDKGSGSQNVATTMAFVRLVKDLVRDKEAGRRWVPIVPDEARTFGMESLFPSLGIYSPKGQTYEPVDRDQLMYYKEAKNGQILNEGITEAGSMADFIAASTSYATHGEAMIPFYIFYSMFGWQRTADQMWQLGDQLGRGFLVGATAGRTTLTGEGLQHADGHSPVIAATNPAALTYDPAFAYEIAVIVKDGLRRMYGEAAPGEDQNVFYYLTVYNEPLPQPAKPSVPGVDEGIVKGLYRFNTVESAGLTAPANAPRIQLLGSGTAIHWALRAQKLLAEEWGVAADVWSATSWSELRRDAMEADAALLRGEERVPYVRQALQGAEGPVLAVSDYMRQVPDQIAQWVEQDWSSLGADGFGLSDTRDAARRHFGVDAESIVVAALAQLARRGEVKASAVKEAREKYGL